CACAATTTCATCAACAGCCTGATCGTCACCGGCGGCGCGGTGATCCTCACCATCGTCGTGTCGGCGATGGCCGCCTATCCGCTCAGCCGCTACAGCCTCGGCTGGAACGCCATCATGCTCGGCCTCTTTCTCTCCGGCATCATGCTGCCGATCAGGCTCGCGTCGGTGGAGCTGTTCACGCTGATGCGCAGCCTCGGCCTGCTCGACTCCCTTACAGGATTGATCCTGGTCTATTCGGCGATCCGCATTCCGTTCGCCGTCTTCATCTTCGCCAATTTCATGCGCGTGCTGCCGTCCGAGCTCGACGAGGCAGCACGCATGGACGGCGCCGGCGAGACACGCATCCTGTTCCAGATCGTGCTGCCGATGGTGAAACCGGCTGTGTCGATCGTCGCCATCTTCACGGCGATCGCGGTGTGGAACGATTTCTTCTTCCCGCTGATCTTCATCTTCGACGACCGCTACAAGACGGTGCCGCTGGCAATCAGCGTCTTCGTCGGGCAGTTCCGCACCGACTGGGGCCTGGTGTTCGCTTCGCTGGCGATCTCCATGGCGCCGATCCTGATCATGTATTGTTTGCTGGCGCGCCAGATTCGTGAGGGCGTCGGCGCCGGGGGAGGCATGAAATGATCGAGGACAAGGTCTATGCCGCGCGCTCGATCCTGGTCGTCGGGGCGCATGCCTTCGACGCCGAGGTGATCGCCGGACCCCTGGCAGCAGCCGCCGCCAAGGGCGGCGCCCAGGTTACCTTCCTGCATCTCTCGATGGGCGAGCAGGGTCACCCTTGCCTGATCCCGGAGCACTATTCGGCGCAGAAGGAGGACGAGGCGGCGAAGGCAGCGGCGCGGCTCGGCGTCGAGATGCGCAATATGAAGCTGCGCGACGCCTTCCTGCCCAACGACAACGCGACCGCCCTGCAGGTCTGCGACGTCATCCGTGAGCTACAGCCGGAGATCGTCATAACCCACTGGCACGGGAGCTGGCACAAGGACCACCGCGCCGCGGCGCACCTCACCCAGACCGGCATCTTCTTTGCCGCCTTGCCGACGCTGAAGCGCGCCCGTCCGGCACATACGCCGCAGCTCCTGCTCTTTGGCGAGAACTGGGAGGACGACGAAGGTTTTCGCCCTGAGCATCTCGTCGACGTCAGCGCCGGTTTCGACGCCTGGCACGAGGCTGTGATGGAATACGAGCTGGCGCGAGGACTGAGCAGCTTCCCCTATGTCGATTATTACAGCGCGCTCTACCGGCTGCGCGGCTGCCTGCGCGGCACGCGCCACGCGCAGGCTTTCGCGGCCGCCTCGCATTCCTGGAATGCCGGCAGCGGGCTGTTCGCGCCGTCCGCCGATCGGAGGCGCGACACATGACGCGGGTGCTGGCCATCGATCTCGGCGGCACCAATCTGCGGGCCGCGGTCCATACCGGCGATACCGGCGCCCTTGCGCCACAGGTTCGCGAGCCGGCGCCGGACAACCTCGACGCGTTCGTCGCGCGTGTCCGCGCGCTGACAAATGCCGACGGTGTCGACGCGCTCGGACTTGCCGTGCCGGGGCTGGTCGACGGCACAGTCTGTCGCTGGATCCCGAACCTGCCCTGGCTGGACGGCGTCGACATCGCGGCGGTGTTTCCCGACATAGGCGTGGCGGTCGGCAACGATGCTCAGATCGCGCTGCTCGCGGAGGCTGCCGAAGGCGCTGCCAAGGGCATGTCGGACGCGATCCTGCTCGCGATCGGCACCGGCATCGGCTCGGCGGTTCTGGCCAACGGCCGCATCGTCGCCGGTGCGCATGGCGGCGCCTGCTCGTTCGGCTGGGCCTGCGCCGACGTCGAGGATCAAGGCGATAAACGCAACGGCTGGCTGGAGCGTGCCGCCTCGGGCCGCGCGCTCGATGCGCTGTCCACGCGGATCGGGCTCGCCGATGGCAGCCGGCTGATCGAAGCCGCACGGGCCGGGCAATCCACCGCGCTTGCCCTCGTCGAGGAAGCGGCGCGACCACTGGGCACAGCGCTTGCCGGCGCGGTAGGACTGCTCGATCCGGGTGTCATTTTGGTCTCGGGCGGCCTGGCCGATGCGCTGGATGTGATTGCGCCGCCGCTGCTTGCGGCGCTTCGGCGTCAGCTGCCGGCGCATCTGCGCGATATCGAATTGAGGCCCGGCACCTTCGGTCCGCGCGCGGGGTTGGTTGGTGCTGCGCTTGCCGGGCAGGCGGGCAGCGGGTGGAGACAAATCCGATGAGCGAAGCGAGCTTTCAACAGCCGGACCGCAGGCGGCCGGAGCCGCTCTGGTATCAGGTCGAGGAAGCGAT
The window above is part of the Mesorhizobium sp. WSM4904 genome. Proteins encoded here:
- a CDS encoding carbohydrate ABC transporter permease, which codes for MSAPSLQRGLALQQRLAIPQRLARLPGWTILLGWTSAVLLPLYILIVSCFKTTAEIYDNRLGLPQSWAFDNFVRAWTRADLGHNFINSLIVTGGAVILTIVVSAMAAYPLSRYSLGWNAIMLGLFLSGIMLPIRLASVELFTLMRSLGLLDSLTGLILVYSAIRIPFAVFIFANFMRVLPSELDEAARMDGAGETRILFQIVLPMVKPAVSIVAIFTAIAVWNDFFFPLIFIFDDRYKTVPLAISVFVGQFRTDWGLVFASLAISMAPILIMYCLLARQIREGVGAGGGMK
- a CDS encoding ROK family protein translates to MTRVLAIDLGGTNLRAAVHTGDTGALAPQVREPAPDNLDAFVARVRALTNADGVDALGLAVPGLVDGTVCRWIPNLPWLDGVDIAAVFPDIGVAVGNDAQIALLAEAAEGAAKGMSDAILLAIGTGIGSAVLANGRIVAGAHGGACSFGWACADVEDQGDKRNGWLERAASGRALDALSTRIGLADGSRLIEAARAGQSTALALVEEAARPLGTALAGAVGLLDPGVILVSGGLADALDVIAPPLLAALRRQLPAHLRDIELRPGTFGPRAGLVGAALAGQAGSGWRQIR
- a CDS encoding PIG-L family deacetylase — encoded protein: MIEDKVYAARSILVVGAHAFDAEVIAGPLAAAAAKGGAQVTFLHLSMGEQGHPCLIPEHYSAQKEDEAAKAAARLGVEMRNMKLRDAFLPNDNATALQVCDVIRELQPEIVITHWHGSWHKDHRAAAHLTQTGIFFAALPTLKRARPAHTPQLLLFGENWEDDEGFRPEHLVDVSAGFDAWHEAVMEYELARGLSSFPYVDYYSALYRLRGCLRGTRHAQAFAAASHSWNAGSGLFAPSADRRRDT